In Aquiflexum balticum DSM 16537, a single genomic region encodes these proteins:
- a CDS encoding putative ABC exporter domain-containing protein has protein sequence MNEFSLLLRKDIFILINNIKLILKNPLRLLPYLFVVGYFSFFYLRRGTKKTETEDIDLEQLQDAAGQLGEVNFAQQNIVGGITLLALGFLMFQLYKATKKNVSFFSMADVNLLFTSPVAPAKILIYYMVRSVFPAVGGSFIFILYSTAQLNEMFDFNIWNLLLMSMGLTLFFFILSPIRFLVYTLNTKYGILTYIKNGVFALGGILSLMILIPGMMAEKFWQGMFAWIGSKWFDFFPLVGWSRGIITYLSHENIWIAFGFIAVYVLSFLLILNLVIVHSGYYYEDVLESTKSNEEVKEKVKGKREASESSMSLNTKKKLDLKDFGTGATALYWRNYVHSSRQDFHPLFGLYGLIFAGIGIVMAVLSNFDWFNHAIIYGYLATMLAFYFLAGMGRTNVGDLKKPFFILIPASWPSKFWNIIKLDIYQTLIFAVVLIIPTVLIAQLSWGLMFLFPFCLGTFYIAGFAITLTTQVGFYEGWDRKLIKPLIVGGVMFFGILPSLAAGVFAYIISKQVVYAFLATGIGMTLVATVMLHVALDIVSRLEFKEI, from the coding sequence ATGAATGAATTCAGTCTATTGTTGCGCAAAGATATTTTTATCCTGATCAACAACATCAAGCTTATCCTCAAAAACCCACTCAGGTTATTGCCCTATTTATTTGTAGTCGGGTATTTCAGTTTTTTTTACCTCAGAAGAGGGACAAAGAAAACAGAAACAGAGGATATTGATCTTGAACAGCTTCAGGATGCTGCAGGTCAACTCGGTGAGGTGAATTTTGCACAGCAGAATATAGTCGGGGGAATTACACTTTTGGCTTTGGGTTTCCTGATGTTTCAGCTTTACAAAGCCACCAAGAAAAACGTCAGCTTCTTCAGTATGGCTGATGTCAACCTGTTATTCACTTCCCCTGTCGCACCAGCCAAAATTCTGATCTACTATATGGTCCGATCTGTATTTCCGGCAGTGGGCGGAAGCTTTATATTCATTCTTTACAGCACTGCCCAACTCAATGAAATGTTTGATTTCAATATTTGGAACCTGCTGTTGATGTCTATGGGATTGACCCTGTTTTTCTTCATCCTTTCCCCTATCCGGTTTTTGGTTTATACCCTCAATACCAAATATGGTATTTTGACTTATATCAAAAACGGGGTTTTTGCCTTGGGCGGAATATTATCTTTGATGATTTTGATCCCGGGGATGATGGCGGAAAAATTCTGGCAGGGCATGTTTGCCTGGATCGGCTCCAAATGGTTTGATTTCTTCCCTTTGGTAGGTTGGAGCCGGGGAATCATTACCTATTTGAGTCATGAAAATATCTGGATTGCTTTTGGATTTATTGCAGTTTATGTGCTTTCCTTTTTGCTGATTTTAAATTTGGTGATTGTCCACTCAGGATACTACTATGAAGATGTGCTGGAATCCACTAAATCCAACGAGGAGGTCAAAGAAAAAGTAAAAGGCAAGCGGGAAGCTTCGGAATCTTCCATGAGCCTCAATACCAAAAAGAAACTGGATCTCAAGGATTTCGGAACCGGTGCAACAGCCCTTTATTGGAGAAATTATGTCCACAGTTCCCGACAGGATTTCCACCCTCTTTTTGGGTTGTATGGGTTGATATTTGCAGGAATTGGTATTGTAATGGCTGTTCTATCCAATTTTGACTGGTTTAACCATGCCATCATTTATGGATATTTGGCCACCATGCTGGCATTTTATTTTCTTGCCGGAATGGGCCGGACAAATGTGGGAGATCTTAAAAAACCGTTTTTTATCCTAATCCCCGCTTCTTGGCCTTCCAAGTTCTGGAATATCATCAAATTGGATATTTACCAGACTTTGATCTTTGCAGTGGTCCTGATCATCCCAACCGTTCTAATCGCACAATTGAGTTGGGGACTGATGTTTCTTTTCCCATTTTGTTTGGGTACATTTTACATTGCAGGATTTGCCATTACCCTGACAACTCAGGTAGGTTTTTATGAGGGTTGGGATCGAAAATTGATTAAACCCTTGATTGTGGGTGGAGTTATGTTTTTTGGAATTTTACCTTCTTTAGCGGCAGGTGTATTCGCCTATATCATCTCCAAACAGGTGGTTTATGCATTTCTGGCCACAGGGATAGGTATGACCCTGGTCGCAACAGTTATGTTACATGTGGCTTTGGATATTGTGAGTAGGCTGGAGTTTAAGGAGATTTGA
- a CDS encoding pentapeptide repeat-containing protein produces the protein MSTYHQDQIFSNKDFSPSIFQKGEYESCTFKNCNFSEVDLSGSRFLDCGFFGCNLSLAKLFKTALQEVKFKDCKLLGLRFDKCEGIGLDLDFENCLLDNTSFYQCKLKNIQFKNCRLFETDFVEADLTGSDFQGSDLNGAIFENTILVKADLRHAKNFIIDPETNRIKKAKFALDGLPGLLLKYGIVVE, from the coding sequence ATGTCCACCTACCACCAAGATCAGATTTTTTCCAATAAGGATTTCTCGCCGTCCATCTTCCAAAAAGGAGAATATGAATCCTGTACCTTTAAAAACTGTAATTTCTCAGAGGTCGATCTTTCGGGTTCCAGATTTTTGGATTGTGGATTTTTTGGCTGTAACCTGAGTTTGGCCAAACTTTTCAAAACTGCCTTGCAGGAAGTAAAATTCAAGGATTGCAAGCTTTTAGGTTTGCGCTTTGATAAATGTGAAGGTATAGGATTGGATCTTGACTTTGAAAACTGCCTGTTGGACAACACCTCATTTTATCAATGCAAGTTGAAAAACATTCAATTTAAGAACTGTAGGTTGTTTGAAACTGATTTTGTTGAGGCTGATTTAACTGGGTCTGATTTTCAAGGTTCGGATCTCAATGGAGCCATATTTGAAAATACCATTCTGGTAAAAGCCGATTTGAGACATGCTAAAAATTTCATCATCGATCCCGAAACCAACAGGATCAAAAAAGCAAAGTTTGCTTTGGATGGATTGCCGGGATTGTTGCTAAAGTATGGGATTGTGGTGGAGTGA
- a CDS encoding galactitol-1-phosphate 5-dehydrogenase, whose translation MKALVLESYNNLVYKDVPEPEYLPNEVLVRVKACGICGSDVHGMDGSSGRRNPPLIMGHEASGVIVETGSDVKAFSVGDRVTFDSTVYELNDWYTLKGKYNLSDNRKVLGVSPKEYRRHGAFAEYVVVPEHILYKIPDSVSFEQAAMVEPIAVSAHAVDLTPISLMDTVLVVGAGMIGLFLIQVLKLSNAGTIIAVDLDDKKLELARKFGADHTFNAKDEYLQQSILSLTHNRGADVAFEAVGIGATVKMAIENVRKGGTVTLVGNLAQQVEFPLQAVVTREIRLQGSCSIAGEYDKVLEMMEKGLIDVDSLLSVKAPLSEGAAWFKKLYDKEPGLNKVVLQP comes from the coding sequence ATGAAAGCACTTGTCCTGGAATCCTACAATAATCTTGTCTATAAAGATGTACCTGAACCTGAATACCTGCCCAATGAGGTTTTGGTCAGGGTAAAGGCCTGTGGTATCTGTGGCAGTGATGTACATGGCATGGATGGCAGTTCGGGAAGGAGAAATCCCCCACTGATCATGGGACATGAGGCATCAGGTGTGATCGTAGAAACCGGTAGTGATGTTAAGGCCTTTTCTGTTGGAGACCGGGTGACTTTTGATTCTACTGTCTATGAACTCAATGATTGGTACACGCTGAAAGGCAAATACAATTTAAGTGACAACAGAAAAGTCCTTGGGGTCTCCCCAAAAGAATACCGGAGACATGGTGCATTTGCAGAATACGTGGTGGTACCCGAACATATCCTCTATAAAATCCCCGATTCAGTTTCCTTTGAACAGGCGGCCATGGTAGAACCCATAGCCGTCTCAGCCCATGCGGTCGATCTCACGCCTATCAGTCTGATGGATACGGTTCTAGTAGTTGGTGCAGGAATGATCGGACTTTTTCTGATTCAGGTACTCAAACTTTCCAATGCGGGAACTATCATCGCGGTTGATTTGGATGACAAAAAGCTTGAATTGGCCCGGAAATTCGGTGCTGACCATACCTTCAATGCCAAAGATGAATACTTACAGCAATCCATTTTAAGCTTAACTCATAACAGAGGTGCTGATGTGGCCTTTGAGGCAGTGGGTATCGGTGCTACGGTGAAAATGGCCATAGAGAATGTCCGAAAAGGTGGGACGGTCACCTTGGTCGGTAATCTTGCGCAACAGGTGGAATTTCCCCTTCAGGCAGTGGTGACAAGAGAAATCAGATTGCAGGGGAGTTGCTCCATAGCAGGGGAATATGACAAGGTATTGGAGATGATGGAAAAGGGATTGATCGATGTGGATTCCCTTTTGAGTGTCAAGGCACCCTTGAGTGAGGGAGCAGCATGGTTCAAAAAGCTGTATGACAAAGAACCCGGATTAAACAAAGTAGTTCTCCAACCCTAA
- a CDS encoding Gfo/Idh/MocA family protein — protein sequence MYKTGIIGCGKVAHLHAKALQNAPQSEFTAVFSRTLDKAKSFAATYGVKAYNNITEMVEKEKLDLVMVCTPHPNHLEPTLEAMAAGAHVIVEKPLASTLADCDVMIAASKKYGKKLGVISQRRFYESVQRAKKAIEDGKIGKPALGTVTMLGWRDENYYKSDPWRGSWEHEGGGVMVNQAPHQLDVLLWLMGEVDEVYGTWANLNHPYIEVEDTALAIVKFKNGGLGNILLTNSTKPGIHGKIHVHGSNGASVGIQPEAGAMFIAGMSGISEPPKNDLWTIPGEEHLLAEFIKEDTAIFHKIDPTVHYIQLQIEEFMDALAQGREPLVTGEEGRRTVELFTAIYRSTRDNKPVKFPLKAEEGRGDMDGRLG from the coding sequence ATGTACAAAACAGGAATTATCGGTTGCGGTAAAGTTGCCCACCTCCACGCCAAAGCATTGCAAAACGCTCCCCAATCTGAGTTTACCGCTGTCTTCAGCAGGACATTGGATAAGGCCAAAAGCTTTGCAGCTACTTATGGTGTCAAAGCTTATAACAATATCACCGAAATGGTGGAAAAGGAAAAACTGGACCTGGTCATGGTCTGCACCCCACATCCCAACCACTTAGAACCAACCTTGGAAGCCATGGCTGCCGGTGCACATGTGATTGTGGAAAAACCATTGGCTTCCACTTTGGCGGATTGTGATGTCATGATCGCCGCCTCAAAAAAATATGGCAAAAAACTGGGAGTTATCAGTCAAAGGAGATTTTATGAATCGGTGCAACGAGCCAAAAAAGCCATTGAGGATGGGAAAATCGGCAAACCTGCCTTGGGAACAGTGACCATGTTGGGTTGGCGGGACGAGAATTATTACAAATCTGATCCTTGGCGGGGTTCATGGGAACATGAAGGCGGTGGCGTAATGGTCAATCAGGCCCCACATCAATTGGATGTATTGCTTTGGCTGATGGGAGAAGTGGACGAAGTATATGGGACCTGGGCCAATCTCAACCATCCCTATATAGAAGTGGAAGACACGGCATTGGCCATCGTCAAATTCAAGAACGGAGGCTTGGGCAATATCCTGTTGACCAATTCCACCAAACCCGGTATCCATGGCAAAATCCATGTTCATGGGAGTAACGGGGCCTCCGTGGGAATCCAACCTGAAGCAGGCGCCATGTTTATTGCAGGCATGTCAGGTATTTCTGAACCGCCCAAAAATGACCTTTGGACCATTCCCGGCGAAGAGCATTTGTTAGCTGAATTTATCAAAGAAGATACTGCGATATTTCACAAAATCGACCCCACCGTCCATTATATCCAATTACAAATCGAGGAATTCATGGATGCCTTGGCCCAAGGCAGGGAACCCTTGGTCACTGGAGAAGAAGGCCGCAGGACCGTAGAACTCTTCACCGCCATCTACCGCAGCACCCGAGACAACAAGCCGGTAAAGTTTCCATTGAAGGCTGAAGAAGGGAGAGGGGATATGGATGGGAGGTTGGGGTAG
- a CDS encoding ATP-binding domain-containing protein has product MPRRSFYINDSELDDYQVKIINKRTDNSFIVKGCAGSGKSILALWKAKQIQNEGKGSWLFVVFTKALKQYMSDGIGQIELNINNVENYHKCFFWSKDNGSWEKGDWKKGAFDYVIVDEAQDFSKDDILLFKSKARKALLLYGDSAQQLYKFFEDKKTISMEEIGSITKFQMEQLVFNHRLPKKIARVAQYVNSERDDLEDRCRNEGIEKPKILYYSSSYKQLDAIAEIVKNRNFVDVGILLRNNLQVKNVEEYLKSKGINVEAKVNDNIDLNFNSDNPKIMTYHSSKGLQFEAVFLPDCTSSDNDDRNPLYVALTRTYQSLYILHSGNLSSFFDTVPGNLYDTSIAGNTELL; this is encoded by the coding sequence ATGCCTAGACGGAGTTTCTACATAAACGATTCAGAACTTGATGATTATCAGGTAAAAATCATTAATAAGAGAACAGATAATTCCTTTATTGTAAAAGGTTGTGCCGGAAGTGGAAAATCAATTCTGGCTCTTTGGAAAGCAAAACAAATTCAAAACGAGGGTAAAGGAAGTTGGTTGTTTGTGGTCTTTACAAAAGCCCTTAAGCAATATATGTCCGATGGGATTGGACAAATTGAGTTAAATATTAATAATGTTGAAAATTACCATAAGTGTTTCTTTTGGTCAAAGGATAATGGTAGTTGGGAAAAAGGCGATTGGAAGAAAGGAGCTTTTGATTACGTTATTGTGGATGAAGCACAAGATTTTTCAAAAGATGACATATTACTTTTCAAAAGTAAAGCAAGGAAAGCATTATTGCTTTATGGGGATTCCGCCCAACAGTTATATAAATTTTTTGAAGACAAAAAAACAATCTCTATGGAAGAAATTGGCAGTATAACGAAATTCCAAATGGAGCAATTAGTTTTTAATCACCGCTTGCCAAAGAAAATTGCTCGAGTTGCTCAATATGTAAATAGTGAAAGAGATGATTTAGAAGATAGATGTAGAAATGAAGGCATTGAAAAACCTAAGATTTTATATTATAGTTCTTCTTATAAACAACTTGATGCAATAGCAGAGATTGTTAAAAATAGAAATTTTGTGGATGTCGGCATTTTACTTAGAAACAATTTACAAGTAAAAAATGTCGAAGAATATTTAAAAAGTAAAGGAATAAATGTTGAAGCTAAAGTAAATGATAACATTGATTTGAATTTTAACTCAGATAACCCTAAGATTATGACATATCATAGTTCAAAAGGATTGCAATTCGAAGCAGTATTTTTACCCGATTGTACAAGTTCTGATAATGATGATAGAAACCCTCTTTATGTTGCTCTTACAAGAACATATCAATCATTATACATTTTGCACTCAGGAAATTTATCAAGTTTCTTTGATACTGTTCCCGGAAATCTTTATGATACAAGTATAGCAGGAAATACAGAATTATTATGA
- a CDS encoding serine/threonine-protein kinase, with protein MAVTFEFIKRLGSGYFGEVWKVKDTGLNSTFALKLIPPEKVINPKNFYQEAQTLKAAEHENIVEVYETGELDDGRIYVKMEFLSNGSLEDEASGAYVPLSRTKRLMIDLLRGLEHAHSKKILHRDIKPANIMIGNSGEGKLSDFGLALPDIKMVDVSVLKKYQYWMHLAPEVNSLTDYTYLSDIYSCGMTLYRLVNGDSFLPPLTISELRIKALEGKFPDRKLYRDFIPVSLKKLINKAMHVEPKERFSSAEQMRHALEKIELNHNWLENKLSNGYRWRSSQSGKLIQLSKTKKDDGNWEIELSHGKNKNSLRRITIDCKKGISKLEADKISKRILQDYVIGKRK; from the coding sequence ATGGCTGTCACATTTGAATTTATAAAACGACTTGGATCAGGCTACTTTGGAGAAGTATGGAAAGTAAAAGACACGGGCTTGAACTCTACTTTCGCTTTAAAACTGATTCCACCTGAAAAGGTCATTAATCCAAAAAATTTTTATCAGGAAGCACAAACACTCAAAGCTGCTGAACACGAAAATATTGTTGAAGTTTACGAAACAGGCGAATTGGATGATGGTAGGATTTACGTTAAAATGGAGTTTCTCTCAAATGGCAGTTTGGAAGACGAAGCAAGTGGAGCATATGTGCCGCTATCTCGGACGAAAAGATTAATGATTGACTTATTGAGGGGTTTGGAACATGCGCATTCAAAAAAGATACTTCATAGGGACATTAAGCCAGCTAATATCATGATTGGCAATTCGGGGGAAGGGAAATTATCAGATTTTGGTTTGGCACTACCGGATATTAAAATGGTTGATGTTTCTGTCTTAAAAAAGTATCAGTATTGGATGCATTTAGCACCAGAAGTTAACTCCCTCACAGATTACACTTATTTGTCAGATATATACTCATGCGGCATGACACTATATCGTCTTGTTAATGGTGATAGTTTTTTACCTCCTTTAACAATCAGTGAATTAAGAATTAAAGCTCTCGAAGGGAAATTCCCAGATCGCAAGCTGTATAGAGATTTTATTCCTGTTTCATTAAAAAAGTTAATTAACAAAGCAATGCATGTAGAACCAAAAGAAAGATTTAGCTCTGCTGAACAAATGCGACATGCTCTTGAAAAAATTGAGTTAAATCATAATTGGCTAGAAAATAAACTTTCAAATGGATATAGGTGGCGTTCTTCTCAAAGTGGAAAACTTATACAACTTTCAAAAACCAAAAAAGATGATGGGAATTGGGAAATAGAGTTATCTCATGGTAAAAATAAAAACTCCTTAAGACGTATTACAATTGATTGTAAAAAGGGGATTTCAAAATTGGAAGCGGATAAAATTTCTAAGAGAATCCTGCAAGATTACGTGATTGGGAAAAGAAAATAA
- a CDS encoding RuvC family protein: MNILGIRCSSKEFSFAIIAGKQDSSKLLESGTIAFPKGYSDSDCLKWFYQEIGGLIAKHKIGGIGVKGAEPMAMKGKAYGARMEKEGMIFLQASQNGIKYAKRKVKGTIAKDLGLKGKGKYIETKADFSSIPEYEKSNGNIQEAIQIGVSMLN; the protein is encoded by the coding sequence ATGAACATATTAGGAATTAGGTGTAGCTCAAAAGAATTTTCATTTGCCATTATTGCAGGTAAACAAGATTCTTCAAAATTATTAGAATCAGGGACCATCGCCTTCCCAAAAGGCTACTCCGATTCCGATTGTCTAAAATGGTTTTATCAAGAAATAGGTGGATTAATTGCAAAGCATAAGATTGGTGGAATTGGCGTTAAAGGTGCTGAACCAATGGCAATGAAGGGGAAAGCATACGGTGCAAGAATGGAAAAAGAAGGAATGATTTTTTTACAAGCCTCTCAAAATGGGATTAAATATGCGAAAAGAAAGGTAAAAGGAACAATTGCCAAGGATCTTGGACTAAAAGGTAAGGGAAAATATATTGAAACAAAAGCTGATTTTTCAAGCATTCCCGAGTATGAAAAATCAAATGGCAACATTCAAGAAGCTATTCAAATTGGGGTAAGTATGTTAAATTGA
- the vapB gene encoding type II toxin-antitoxin system VapB family antitoxin, which produces MTSLSLYTKIETLPPELKEEAKNFIEYLVEKTKKKKSESKIKKPVFGSLKGKIHLSEDFDAPLDEF; this is translated from the coding sequence ATGACTTCTCTTTCACTATATACAAAAATAGAAACCCTTCCTCCAGAACTCAAGGAAGAAGCCAAGAATTTTATTGAATATCTAGTAGAAAAGACCAAAAAGAAGAAATCTGAATCAAAGATCAAAAAGCCAGTTTTTGGAAGTTTAAAGGGGAAAATACATCTTTCAGAAGATTTTGATGCTCCTTTAGATGAGTTCTAA
- a CDS encoding ORF6N domain-containing protein produces MELINQEHIENKIFTIRNKQVMLDNDLAELYQVSTGRLNEQVKRNNDRFPLDFMFQLSEQEWEEVLSQNAVPNHRALRSQNAILKQKRGQHRKYLPYVFTEQGVAGLSGILKSERAVKVHVEIMRAFVTMRKFLLQNASVFQRLDQLELKQLQSDEKFNQIFKALEAGQPKPDKGIFFDGQVFDAYAFVSDLIKRAKKEIILIDNYIDESVLTLLSKRQKDVTATIYTKSISKTFQLDLDKHHAQYPELQVRTFAQCHDRFLLIDQSDLYQIGASLKDLGKKPVVSEVDPWFAFSRMDSMTALLLN; encoded by the coding sequence ATGGAATTGATTAATCAAGAACATATTGAAAATAAGATATTTACCATCAGGAACAAGCAGGTAATGCTTGACAATGATCTTGCAGAACTTTATCAAGTATCCACTGGCAGGCTGAATGAACAGGTGAAGAGGAATAATGATCGGTTTCCACTTGATTTTATGTTTCAGTTGAGTGAGCAAGAATGGGAGGAAGTCTTATCGCAAAATGCTGTGCCTAATCACAGAGCTTTAAGATCGCAAAATGCGATCTTAAAGCAAAAGCGGGGGCAACATAGGAAATATTTACCATATGTTTTTACAGAACAAGGTGTAGCAGGATTATCTGGAATTTTAAAAAGTGAAAGAGCCGTAAAGGTGCATGTTGAGATTATGCGAGCTTTTGTAACCATGCGCAAATTCCTGCTTCAGAATGCCTCCGTATTCCAACGCCTCGATCAATTGGAACTCAAGCAATTGCAAAGTGATGAAAAGTTTAACCAGATATTCAAGGCTTTGGAAGCAGGGCAACCCAAACCAGACAAAGGAATATTCTTTGATGGGCAGGTTTTTGATGCCTATGCTTTTGTGTCCGATTTGATAAAAAGAGCCAAGAAAGAAATTATTTTGATAGACAATTACATAGATGAAAGTGTGCTCACCCTGCTGAGCAAACGCCAAAAAGATGTGACCGCCACCATTTACACCAAAAGCATTTCCAAAACCTTTCAACTTGACTTGGACAAACACCATGCACAGTATCCCGAATTACAGGTAAGAACCTTTGCCCAATGCCATGACCGCTTTTTGCTGATAGACCAAAGTGATTTATATCAAATAGGTGCGTCTTTAAAAGACTTGGGCAAAAAACCTGTGGTGAGCGAAGTCGATCCATGGTTTGCTTTTTCGCGTATGGATAGTATGACAGCTTTATTGTTGAACTAA
- the kbl gene encoding glycine C-acetyltransferase produces MYTTLKPKLEKELKEIVEAGLFKKERVITSPQSAEITISGGQKVLNFCANNYLGLSSHAKVIEAAKNAIDTHGFGLSSVRFICGTQDIHKELEAKISKFLGTEDTILYAAAFDANGGVFEPLFGPEDAIISDALNHASIIDGVRLCKAMRFRYQHNDMEDLETQLKEAVAKGAQQKIIVTDGVFSMDGTIAQLDKIVVLAEKYDALVMSDECHSTGFMGKTGRGVHEYRDVMGKVDIITGTLGKALGGASGGFTSGRKEIVELLRQRSRPYLFSNTLAPSITGASIAVFDLLSETTELRDKLEENTKYFRAKMTEAGFDIKPGEHAIVPIMLYDAVLSQKMAEKLLEKGIYVIGFYFPVVPKGQARIRVQISAGHDRHHLDQAIKAFVEVGKELGVVK; encoded by the coding sequence CAATCTGCAGAGATTACCATTTCAGGCGGACAAAAAGTTTTGAACTTCTGTGCCAACAATTATTTGGGACTTTCTTCACATGCCAAAGTCATCGAAGCCGCCAAAAATGCCATTGATACGCATGGCTTTGGTTTGTCATCTGTGAGATTTATATGTGGTACCCAGGATATCCATAAGGAATTGGAAGCCAAAATTTCCAAATTTCTTGGGACGGAGGATACTATTTTATACGCGGCAGCTTTTGATGCCAATGGGGGAGTTTTTGAACCGCTTTTTGGACCTGAGGATGCCATCATTTCAGATGCGCTGAACCATGCCTCCATCATCGATGGGGTCAGATTGTGCAAGGCCATGAGGTTCCGCTATCAGCACAATGACATGGAAGACCTGGAAACCCAATTGAAAGAAGCAGTGGCCAAAGGTGCCCAACAAAAGATCATTGTGACAGATGGTGTTTTTTCTATGGATGGTACCATTGCCCAATTGGATAAAATTGTGGTCTTGGCAGAAAAATACGATGCCTTGGTGATGTCTGATGAATGTCATTCCACAGGATTTATGGGCAAGACAGGTAGGGGTGTTCATGAATACAGGGATGTGATGGGCAAGGTGGATATTATCACCGGAACCTTGGGGAAAGCTTTGGGTGGAGCTTCAGGCGGATTCACTTCCGGCAGAAAAGAAATTGTTGAACTGTTGAGACAAAGGTCAAGACCATATCTGTTTTCCAATACTTTGGCACCATCGATTACAGGTGCTTCGATTGCTGTTTTTGACCTGCTGTCTGAGACTACCGAACTGAGGGATAAATTGGAAGAAAACACCAAATACTTCCGGGCAAAGATGACTGAAGCGGGATTTGATATTAAGCCGGGTGAACATGCCATTGTACCTATTATGCTGTATGATGCGGTTCTTTCCCAAAAAATGGCAGAGAAATTACTGGAAAAAGGAATTTATGTCATCGGTTTCTATTTCCCTGTGGTACCCAAAGGTCAGGCCAGGATCCGGGTACAGATTTCTGCCGGACATGACAGACATCACCTCGATCAAGCGATTAAGGCTTTTGTGGAAGTTGGGAAGGAATTGGGGGTGGTGAAGTGA